In Ctenopharyngodon idella isolate HZGC_01 chromosome 20, HZGC01, whole genome shotgun sequence, the following proteins share a genomic window:
- the gorab gene encoding RAB6-interacting golgin isoform X1 — protein sequence MAAWAGFSEEELRKLQHNGDSINQAVPVTLGRGRRPAPTNRSRQQLQRERALQLAAKQKEGSHSLPLEQQLTKPPDPPVVSHPAPVKSRDESKPLESQLVQHEAEPVDRESPAESVPPAIVKELDKQEVELREKNRLQQLQWEQRVMEEKNKKRKALLTKTIAEKSKQTQAEAVKLKKIQRELQALDDSVSNDIGILRKLIEQSSMDYSLAWKRFEKAEAEYVAAKMDLHRKTEVKEQLTEHLCAIIQQNELRKACKLEELMLQLELKAEEVPSSKETDLEDKEREGNSQHVTETGPAADMEQHTEVDTSSLSKDCSITEPEISQDNQESKATDVSADGLS from the exons ATGGCTGCGTGGGCTGGATTTTCAGAAGAAGAACTACGAAAATTGCAGCACAACGGCGATTCCA TAAACCAGGCTGTGCCTGTCACATTGGGTCGTGGCCGGAGACCTGCTCCGACTAACCGGAGCAGACAGCAGCTGCAGCGGGAGAGGGCTCTGCAGCTGGCAGCCAAACAGAAGGAGGGCAGCCACTCTCTTCCACTTGAACAACAGCTTACCAAGCCCCCAGACCCACCTGTTGTCAGTCATCCTGCTCCGGTTAAATCACGGGACGAGTCCAAACCGTTGGAGTCGCAACTGGTTCAGCATGAGGCAGAACCTGTTGACCGAGAATCACCTGCAGAGTCTGTACCACCAGCAATCGTCAAGGAGCTGGACAAGCAGGAAGTGGAATT ACGAGAGAAGAACCGTCTGCAGCAGTTGCAGTGGGAGCAACGGGTAATGGAagagaagaataaaaaaagaaaagctctCCTTACAAAGACCATTGCTGAAAA GTCCAAACAGACACAGGCTGAAGCTGTGAAACTGAAGAAGATCCAGAGAGAACTTCAAGCACTGGATGATTCTGTGTCCAATGACATCGGGATTCTCAGAAAACTAATAGAGCAGTCCAGCATGGATTATTCCCTGGCATG GAAGCGCTTTGAGAAAGCAGAGGCCGAATATGTTGCTGCTAAGATGGACTTGCACAGGAAGACGGAGGTGAAAGAGCAGCTGACGGAGCACCTGTGTGCAATCATCCAACAGAATGAGCTGCGTAAGGCCTGCAAACTGGAGGAGTTGATGCTTCAGCTAGAGCTAAAGGCTGAGGAAGTCCCCAGCTCAAAGGAAACAGATCTAGAGGACAAAGAGAGGGAGGGCAACTCCCAGCATGTTACTGAAACTGGTCCCGCAGCAGACATGGAGCAACATACAGAAGTGGATACCTCAAGTCTGAGCAAAGACTGTTCCATTACAGAACCAGAGATCAGCCAAGACAATCAGGAGAGCAAAGCAACAGATGTTTCTGCAGATGGGCTAAGCTAG
- the gorab gene encoding RAB6-interacting golgin isoform X2: MEEKNKKRKALLTKTIAEKSKQTQAEAVKLKKIQRELQALDDSVSNDIGILRKLIEQSSMDYSLAWKRFEKAEAEYVAAKMDLHRKTEVKEQLTEHLCAIIQQNELRKACKLEELMLQLELKAEEVPSSKETDLEDKEREGNSQHVTETGPAADMEQHTEVDTSSLSKDCSITEPEISQDNQESKATDVSADGLS; this comes from the exons ATGGAagagaagaataaaaaaagaaaagctctCCTTACAAAGACCATTGCTGAAAA GTCCAAACAGACACAGGCTGAAGCTGTGAAACTGAAGAAGATCCAGAGAGAACTTCAAGCACTGGATGATTCTGTGTCCAATGACATCGGGATTCTCAGAAAACTAATAGAGCAGTCCAGCATGGATTATTCCCTGGCATG GAAGCGCTTTGAGAAAGCAGAGGCCGAATATGTTGCTGCTAAGATGGACTTGCACAGGAAGACGGAGGTGAAAGAGCAGCTGACGGAGCACCTGTGTGCAATCATCCAACAGAATGAGCTGCGTAAGGCCTGCAAACTGGAGGAGTTGATGCTTCAGCTAGAGCTAAAGGCTGAGGAAGTCCCCAGCTCAAAGGAAACAGATCTAGAGGACAAAGAGAGGGAGGGCAACTCCCAGCATGTTACTGAAACTGGTCCCGCAGCAGACATGGAGCAACATACAGAAGTGGATACCTCAAGTCTGAGCAAAGACTGTTCCATTACAGAACCAGAGATCAGCCAAGACAATCAGGAGAGCAAAGCAACAGATGTTTCTGCAGATGGGCTAAGCTAG